One part of the Phaenicophaeus curvirostris isolate KB17595 chromosome 2, BPBGC_Pcur_1.0, whole genome shotgun sequence genome encodes these proteins:
- the SLC30A3 gene encoding probable proton-coupled zinc antiporter SLC30A3, with product MESPSGTESARLVSPRGGPSGGSLRLESLFSGPQDPLVPPPPPGPRCHCSPLALNPSPGGLRAHRQLSIACAVCCTFMVGEVIGGYLAHSLAIMTDAAHLLTDVGSMAVSLFSLHVSTRAPTKTMSFGWHRSETLGALASVLSIWVVTGALVYLAAARIISNDYEIEARAMLATSAGAVGINLVMAHILHQTPAGAERLGGSGDHRAPPAQPGSASVRAAFVHVVGDLLQSLGVLAAAAIIYAKPQYKIADPISTLFFSIFVLGSTTTILRDVLRVLMEGAPRGLEFDTVKATLLGVSGVRGTHDLHLWALTLGQPAVSAHVAIDADTDPESVLREATAQLRARFGVTCCTLQVERYREEMGGCPHCRDPCA from the exons ATGGAGTCCCCGAGCGGCACCGAGAGCGCCCGCCTGGTCAGCCCGCGGGGCGGCCCCTCCGGCGGCAGCCTGCGCCTCGAGAG TCTGTTCTCaggcccccaggaccccctggtcccgccgccccccccgggtCCCCGGTGCCACTGCAGCCCCCTCGCCCTCAACCCCAGCCCGGGGGGGCTGCGGGCCCACCGGCAGCTGAGCATCGCCTGCGCCGTCTGCTGCACCTTCATGGTCGGGGAGGTGATCG GTGGGTACCTGGCGCACAGCTTGGCCATCATGACGGACGCGGCCCACCTGCTGACCGACGTGGGCAGCATGGCCGtcagcctcttctccctccACGTCTCCACCCGCGCGCCCACCAAGACCATGAGCTTCGGCTGGCATCGCTCTG AGACACTGGGAGCGCTGGCCTCCGTCCTCTCCATCTGGGTGGTCACCGGGGCCCTCGTTTACCTGGCAGCCGCCCGCATCATCAGCAACGACTACGAGATCGAGGCGCGTGCCATGCTGGCTACCTCGGCCGGTGCCGTCGGCATCAACCTGGT caTGGCGCACATCCTGCACCAGACCCCCGCGGGCGCCGAGCGActggggggcagcggggacCACAGGGCACCCCCTGCCCAGCCCGGCAGCGCCAGCGTCCGCGCCGCCTTCGTCCACGTCGTGGGTGACCTCCTGCAGAGCCTGGGTGTCCTCGCTGCCGCCGCCATCATCTACGCCAAG ccccagtaCAAGATCGCAGACCCCATCAGCAccctcttcttctccatcttcgTCCTTggctccaccaccaccatcctCAGGGACGTCCTCAGGGTCCTCATGGAAG GGGCGCCGCGGGGCCTCGAGTTCGACACGGTGAAGGCGACGCTGCTGGGAGTGAGCGGGGTGCGGGGCACCCACGACCTGCACCTCTGGGCGCTGACGCTGGGCCAGCCCGCGGTGTCGGCGCACGTGGCCATTG ATGCCGACACAGACCCCGAGTCGGTGCTGCGCGAGGCCACGGCGCAGCTACGGGCCCGGTTTGGGGTCACCTGCTGCACGCTGCAGGTGGAGCGGTACcgggaggagatggggggctGCCCGCACTGCCGCGACCCCTGCGCCTGA